One window of Desulfarculus baarsii DSM 2075 genomic DNA carries:
- a CDS encoding DUF190 domain-containing protein produces the protein MKLDGQCLRLSIFIGESARLHGKPVYQLIVERARQEGLAGATAWRAMLGFGANSRLHTDKILRLSEDLPVIIEIIDAEEKIQRFAPLLDELIGEGLVTMEPVRVVAYRANPEKYFQTHA, from the coding sequence ATGAAACTGGACGGCCAGTGCCTCAGGCTGAGTATTTTTATCGGCGAAAGCGCCAGGCTTCACGGCAAGCCGGTCTATCAGCTCATCGTCGAGCGGGCCCGCCAAGAAGGCCTGGCCGGGGCCACGGCCTGGCGGGCCATGCTGGGCTTTGGGGCCAACAGCCGCCTGCACACCGACAAGATCCTGCGCCTGTCCGAAGACCTGCCCGTGATCATCGAGATCATCGACGCGGAAGAAAAAATCCAGCGCTTTGCGCCGCTGTTGGACGAACTGATCGGCGAAGGCCTGGTGACCATGGAGCCGGTGCGGGTGGTGGCCTACCGCGCCAATCCCGAAAAATATTTCCAGACCCACGCCTAA
- a CDS encoding 4Fe-4S dicluster domain-containing protein: MSKGKIEIEREKCKGCHLCVAFCPNQCIQVSKEINSKGYYPAEFKPEEAKEGKDGCSGCCICATMCPDLAIEVYRG; encoded by the coding sequence ATGTCCAAAGGCAAAATCGAAATAGAACGCGAAAAATGCAAGGGCTGTCACCTTTGCGTCGCGTTCTGCCCAAACCAATGCATCCAGGTCAGCAAGGAAATCAACAGCAAGGGATACTACCCGGCGGAGTTCAAGCCCGAGGAGGCCAAAGAGGGCAAGGACGGCTGTTCGGGTTGCTGTATCTGCGCGACGATGTGCCCGGACCTGGCGATAGAGGTGTACCGTGGCTAA
- a CDS encoding 3-methyl-2-oxobutanoate dehydrogenase subunit VorB: protein MAKKLMRGSHVLGEAAVRAGCRYYFGYPITPQNEVPEYMSGRLLEVGGTFVQAESELASINMVIGASMAGGRVMTSSSSPGISLKQEGISYLAGLELPAVIANMVRGGPGLGNIAPAQSDYFQATRGGGHGDYRCIVLAPASCQELCDMTIRAFDLADKYRNPVLILGDGMMGQMMEPVNFPEPLDPAALPKKDWTLSGAKGRPPRALLSLLLNPKILEEHNYKLVRKYDAVVQNEIDWESYMTEDARLVLVAYGTAARIAKGAIARVRELGMKVGLLRPKTLWPFPKPALLELTKVVRHLLVIELSAGQMVEDVELAVKGQAEVNFYGRPGGVVPTPEEVAHQITHYYYRAHLDQDGPASARREA from the coding sequence GTGGCTAAAAAATTGATGCGTGGAAGCCACGTCCTGGGCGAGGCCGCCGTGCGCGCCGGGTGCCGTTACTACTTCGGCTACCCCATCACGCCGCAGAACGAAGTGCCCGAATACATGTCCGGCCGGCTGCTGGAGGTGGGCGGCACGTTCGTCCAGGCCGAGAGCGAACTGGCCTCGATCAACATGGTCATTGGCGCCTCCATGGCCGGCGGCCGGGTGATGACCAGCTCCTCCAGCCCGGGCATTAGCCTCAAGCAGGAGGGCATCAGCTATCTGGCCGGCCTGGAGCTGCCGGCGGTGATCGCCAACATGGTCCGCGGCGGGCCGGGCCTGGGCAACATCGCCCCGGCCCAGAGCGACTATTTCCAGGCCACCCGCGGCGGCGGCCACGGCGACTATCGCTGTATCGTGCTGGCGCCGGCCTCGTGCCAGGAGCTGTGCGACATGACCATCCGCGCCTTCGACCTGGCCGACAAGTACCGCAACCCCGTGTTGATCCTGGGCGACGGCATGATGGGCCAGATGATGGAGCCGGTGAACTTCCCCGAGCCCCTCGACCCGGCCGCCCTGCCCAAGAAAGACTGGACCCTGAGTGGGGCCAAGGGCCGGCCGCCACGGGCGCTCCTGTCGCTTTTGCTCAACCCCAAAATCCTCGAAGAGCACAACTACAAGCTGGTGCGCAAGTACGACGCGGTGGTCCAGAACGAGATCGACTGGGAATCCTACATGACCGAGGACGCCAGGCTGGTTTTGGTGGCCTACGGCACGGCCGCGCGCATCGCCAAGGGGGCTATCGCCAGGGTGCGCGAACTGGGCATGAAGGTGGGCCTGCTGCGGCCCAAGACCCTGTGGCCCTTCCCCAAGCCGGCCCTGCTGGAGCTGACCAAGGTCGTGCGCCATCTCTTGGTCATCGAACTCAGCGCCGGCCAGATGGTCGAGGACGTGGAGCTGGCGGTCAAGGGCCAGGCCGAAGTCAACTTTTATGGCCGGCCCGGCGGCGTGGTGCCCACCCCCGAGGAAGTCGCCCACCAGATCACCCACTATTATTACCGCGCCCATCTGGACCAGGATGGCCCGGCGTCCGCCAGGCGGGAGGCTTAG
- a CDS encoding flagellin N-terminal helical domain-containing protein, whose translation MSLYINHNMMASNAARNLSNVYGDLATSVQRLSSGLRINSAADDAAGLAVREMMRADVAALNQGIRNASDAISMIQTAEGAMSVIDEKLIRMKELAEQAATGTYTTAQRLIMDSEYQAMAAEIDRIANATDFNGIKLLDGSLLTQHDGSGLKVHFGTGNEAAEDYYYVSIGDMKATSITGLQVGGGAGEGATWRTTGLDMAASTDAMANNGTFGIQTSTDGTTWSNYGFLTVDAGDTLDDVVDKVNAGNAATNSITFAAGSSSTDLAGDTITVNGHAFTFSTGTSTSTANTIGIQNLGSVASIAAATQFAINTWASVGNADGVYATINATASSLTVNLTDRDFGASTDTLASSNTTLTLGGATFSGGGTDTTSVTASAVADADGSGYELQLTGGTGVQVRLVQTNGAAFTASTATVGGTPTTGTTVSSMALNTGAAAYVSDWADGDEDSEWFSIGSTGPTWDGAHIQTQSAAQLALAQIDAAISKKDTARASLGSTQNRLENTITNLQIQAENLQAAESRISDVDVALEMTEFTRNNILTQAAVSMLAQANSLPSLALSLLGG comes from the coding sequence ATGTCTCTTTACATCAACCACAACATGATGGCGTCCAACGCCGCGCGCAACCTGTCCAACGTCTACGGTGACCTGGCCACCTCGGTGCAGCGCCTGTCGTCGGGCCTGCGCATCAACTCCGCCGCCGACGACGCCGCCGGCCTGGCCGTGCGCGAGATGATGCGCGCCGACGTCGCCGCCCTCAACCAGGGCATCAGGAACGCCTCCGACGCCATCAGCATGATTCAGACCGCTGAAGGCGCCATGAGCGTCATCGACGAAAAGCTCATCCGCATGAAGGAGCTGGCCGAGCAGGCCGCCACCGGCACCTACACCACCGCCCAGCGCTTGATCATGGACTCGGAATACCAGGCCATGGCCGCGGAAATCGACCGTATCGCCAACGCCACCGACTTCAACGGCATCAAGCTCCTCGACGGTAGCCTGCTGACCCAGCACGACGGCTCGGGCCTCAAGGTCCACTTCGGCACGGGCAACGAGGCCGCCGAAGACTACTACTACGTCTCCATCGGCGACATGAAGGCCACCTCCATCACCGGCCTGCAGGTCGGCGGCGGGGCCGGCGAAGGCGCGACCTGGCGCACCACCGGCCTGGACATGGCCGCCTCCACCGACGCCATGGCCAACAACGGCACCTTCGGCATCCAGACCAGCACCGACGGCACGACCTGGAGCAACTACGGCTTCCTGACCGTCGACGCCGGCGACACCCTCGACGACGTCGTGGACAAGGTCAACGCCGGCAACGCCGCCACCAACAGCATCACCTTCGCCGCCGGCTCCTCCTCGACGGACCTGGCCGGCGACACCATCACCGTCAACGGCCACGCCTTCACCTTCAGCACCGGCACCAGCACCAGCACCGCCAACACCATCGGCATCCAGAACCTGGGCTCGGTGGCCTCCATCGCCGCCGCCACCCAGTTCGCCATCAACACCTGGGCCTCGGTGGGCAACGCTGACGGCGTCTACGCCACCATCAACGCCACGGCCAGTTCCCTGACCGTCAACCTCACCGACCGCGACTTCGGGGCCAGCACCGACACCCTGGCCAGCAGCAACACCACCCTGACCCTGGGCGGGGCCACCTTCAGCGGCGGCGGAACCGACACCACCTCCGTCACCGCATCGGCCGTGGCCGACGCAGACGGCTCGGGCTACGAACTGCAGCTCACCGGCGGCACGGGAGTGCAGGTGCGCCTGGTCCAGACCAACGGCGCGGCCTTCACCGCCTCCACCGCCACCGTGGGCGGCACGCCGACCACCGGCACCACCGTCTCGTCCATGGCCCTCAACACCGGGGCGGCGGCCTATGTCTCCGACTGGGCCGACGGCGACGAGGACAGCGAGTGGTTCAGCATCGGCTCCACCGGCCCGACCTGGGACGGCGCGCACATCCAGACCCAGAGCGCGGCCCAGCTCGCCTTGGCCCAGATCGACGCGGCCATCAGCAAGAAGGACACCGCCCGCGCCTCCTTGGGTTCGACCCAGAACCGCCTGGAAAACACCATCACCAACCTGCAGATCCAGGCAGAAAACCTCCAGGCCGCCGAATCGCGCATCTCCGACGTGGACGTGGCCCTGGAAATGACCGAGTTCACCCGCAACAACATCCTGACCCAGGCGGCCGTCTCCATGCTGGCCCAGGCCAACAGCCTGCCGTCACTGGCCCTGAGCCTGCTGGGCGGCTAG
- the crcB gene encoding fluoride efflux transporter CrcB — translation MIQKLILVALAGAVGTLCRYGLGNLVHRWLSAGFPWGTVCVNLVGSFAFGLVWALAVQRAVIGPEARLIILTGFMGAFTTFSTFMFETGELLRGGQWLFAMGNLALQNIIGLLAVLAGMALARAL, via the coding sequence ATGATCCAAAAACTGATCCTCGTGGCCCTGGCCGGGGCCGTGGGCACCTTGTGCCGCTATGGCCTGGGCAACCTGGTTCATCGTTGGCTGAGCGCGGGCTTTCCTTGGGGCACGGTCTGCGTCAATCTGGTGGGCAGCTTCGCCTTTGGCCTGGTCTGGGCCCTGGCCGTGCAGCGGGCCGTGATCGGCCCCGAGGCCAGGCTGATCATCCTCACCGGCTTCATGGGCGCCTTCACCACATTTTCCACCTTCATGTTCGAAACCGGCGAACTGCTGCGCGGCGGCCAATGGCTTTTCGCCATGGGCAACCTGGCGTTGCAAAACATCATTGGCCTGCTGGCCGTGCTGGCCGGCATGGCCCTGGCCCGGGCGCTGTAG
- a CDS encoding GGDEF domain-containing protein has product MIFYLYFEGDLHLVRRVVDAQLNTGRPWTAETTSQVFGQLFSAEANIDMRRNNERLAQSLRQTADFIVARSCQTAELADSASRELCKTIEAAQRLGEADEAGRWLRQALLQVQEVNQASSRLGGELVDKSQELEKAVQSLDRLETMALTDELTKLANRRAWDSRLRVEFNRFLRFGRPCSVIMLDIDDFKAINDRFGHLVGDQALIQVARLCQQGLRAVDFLARFGGEEFVCLLPETSLDGAYVLAERLRASLAAWAFTAAGQRARLTASFGVSCFRPDDERPEQVVERADKNMYRAKALGKNLVCGEEPLGPSQACLN; this is encoded by the coding sequence ATGATATTTTATCTCTATTTCGAGGGCGACCTGCATCTTGTCCGCCGCGTGGTCGACGCCCAACTCAACACCGGCCGCCCATGGACCGCCGAGACCACCAGCCAGGTCTTTGGCCAGCTTTTCAGCGCCGAGGCCAACATCGACATGCGCCGCAACAACGAACGCCTAGCGCAATCGCTGCGTCAGACGGCCGATTTCATCGTGGCCCGCTCGTGCCAGACGGCCGAGTTGGCCGATTCGGCCAGCCGTGAGCTGTGCAAGACCATCGAGGCGGCCCAGCGCCTGGGCGAGGCCGACGAGGCCGGCCGCTGGCTGCGTCAGGCCCTGCTCCAGGTCCAGGAGGTCAACCAGGCCAGCAGCAGGCTGGGCGGCGAGCTGGTCGACAAGAGCCAAGAGCTGGAAAAGGCCGTGCAGTCGCTGGATCGCCTGGAGACCATGGCCCTGACCGACGAACTGACCAAGCTGGCCAACCGCCGGGCCTGGGACAGCCGCCTGCGCGTGGAGTTCAACCGCTTTCTGCGCTTTGGCCGGCCCTGCTCGGTGATCATGCTCGACATCGACGACTTCAAGGCCATCAACGACCGTTTCGGTCATCTGGTGGGCGACCAAGCCCTGATCCAGGTGGCCAGGCTCTGCCAGCAAGGCCTGCGCGCGGTGGATTTCCTGGCCCGCTTCGGCGGCGAGGAGTTCGTCTGCCTGCTGCCCGAGACCAGCCTGGACGGGGCCTACGTGTTGGCCGAGCGCCTGCGCGCCTCGCTGGCGGCCTGGGCCTTCACGGCGGCCGGCCAACGGGCGCGGCTGACGGCCAGCTTTGGCGTGTCGTGCTTTCGCCCCGACGACGAGCGCCCCGAGCAGGTCGTCGAGCGGGCCGATAAGAACATGTATCGCGCCAAGGCCCTGGGCAAGAATCTGGTCTGCGGCGAGGAGCCCCTGGGCCCCAGTCAAGCCTGCCTGAACTGA
- a CDS encoding thiamine pyrophosphate-dependent enzyme: MKKVFEAPKSLKPNIFHYCPGCGHSIIHRLVAEVIDELGFREEAIGVPPAGCAVLAYNYFDVDMGEAPHGRALAVATGIKRVLPQKVVFTYQGDGDIAAIGTAETIHAANRGERITAIFVNNGVYGMTGGQMAPTTLPGMYSTTTPGGRDVARDGSPLNLTEMLAIAKGSVYLERVAVTSPAKVNKAKKAIKKAFQAQIDNLGFSLVEVLSPCPTNWKMQPVAACQWVEEEMTRFFPLGVIKDETGYK; encoded by the coding sequence ATGAAAAAAGTCTTCGAAGCGCCCAAGAGCCTCAAGCCCAACATCTTCCACTATTGTCCGGGCTGTGGTCACTCGATCATCCACCGCCTGGTGGCCGAGGTCATCGACGAGCTTGGCTTCCGCGAGGAGGCCATCGGCGTGCCGCCGGCCGGCTGCGCGGTGTTGGCCTACAACTACTTCGACGTGGACATGGGCGAGGCCCCCCATGGCCGGGCCCTGGCCGTGGCCACGGGCATCAAGCGGGTGCTGCCGCAAAAGGTCGTCTTCACCTACCAGGGTGACGGCGACATCGCCGCCATCGGCACGGCCGAAACCATCCACGCGGCAAACCGCGGCGAGCGCATCACGGCCATCTTCGTCAACAACGGCGTTTACGGCATGACCGGCGGCCAGATGGCCCCCACCACCCTGCCGGGCATGTACTCGACCACCACCCCCGGTGGCCGCGACGTGGCCCGCGATGGTTCGCCCCTGAACCTGACCGAGATGCTGGCCATCGCCAAGGGCAGCGTCTACCTCGAGCGCGTGGCCGTCACCTCGCCGGCCAAGGTCAACAAGGCCAAAAAGGCCATCAAAAAGGCCTTCCAGGCCCAGATCGACAACCTTGGCTTCAGCCTGGTCGAGGTGCTCTCGCCCTGCCCCACCAACTGGAAAATGCAGCCGGTGGCGGCCTGCCAGTGGGTCGAGGAGGAAATGACCCGGTTCTTCCCGCTGGGCGTAATCAAAGACGAGACCGGCTACAAATAG
- a CDS encoding 2-oxoacid:acceptor oxidoreductase family protein produces MTVKSIFAGFGGQGVLLMGYTLALTAMNEGKEVTYLPSYGAEVRGGTANCTVVVSDQPIASPVASSPDIIVVMNNPSLLRFANIVRPGGMVLINEDLVRDQIGRDDVKIIKAPVNSIAHDLGEDRSANVVMLGAMAQATGVVGLDALKEALAATGLGKKAKVLELNRRALDAGADHVRRLAAKES; encoded by the coding sequence TTGACCGTTAAAAGCATATTCGCCGGTTTCGGCGGCCAGGGCGTCCTGCTGATGGGCTACACCCTGGCCCTGACGGCCATGAACGAAGGCAAGGAAGTGACCTACCTGCCGTCCTACGGGGCGGAGGTGCGCGGCGGCACGGCCAACTGCACGGTGGTGGTCAGCGACCAGCCCATCGCCAGCCCCGTGGCCAGTTCGCCCGACATCATCGTGGTGATGAACAACCCCAGCCTGCTGCGTTTCGCCAACATCGTGCGACCCGGCGGGATGGTGTTGATCAACGAGGATTTGGTGCGCGACCAGATCGGCCGCGACGACGTGAAAATCATCAAGGCGCCCGTCAACAGCATCGCCCACGACCTGGGCGAGGACCGTTCGGCCAACGTGGTCATGCTGGGCGCCATGGCCCAGGCCACCGGCGTGGTCGGCCTCGATGCGCTCAAGGAGGCCCTGGCCGCCACCGGCCTGGGCAAAAAGGCCAAGGTTTTGGAACTCAACAGGCGGGCCCTGGATGCGGGCGCCGACCACGTTCGCCGCCTCGCGGCCAAGGAGAGCTAG
- a CDS encoding ACT domain-containing protein, which translates to MTVTQLTINIPDRPGQLAAISEMMGEAGVNIIAFFVSTNTPGGQGLMRFVADNPEKAYNVLVGRGVDVSTQQVLAAETPHHAGGLQAVLNPLKRTDINVLHIYPTIQTTESTILIIGVAPETLQTAVEALQKEWIRLFDEELYNM; encoded by the coding sequence ATGACCGTCACCCAGCTCACCATCAACATCCCCGACCGTCCGGGTCAACTGGCCGCCATCAGCGAAATGATGGGCGAGGCGGGCGTCAACATCATCGCCTTCTTCGTCTCGACCAACACCCCCGGCGGCCAGGGCCTGATGCGTTTCGTGGCCGACAACCCCGAAAAAGCCTACAACGTGCTGGTCGGCCGCGGCGTCGACGTCAGCACCCAGCAGGTGCTGGCCGCCGAGACGCCCCATCACGCCGGCGGCTTGCAGGCCGTGCTCAACCCGCTCAAGCGCACCGACATCAACGTCCTGCACATCTACCCCACCATCCAGACCACCGAGTCGACGATCCTGATCATCGGCGTGGCCCCCGAGACCTTGCAAACGGCCGTCGAGGCCCTGCAAAAAGAGTGGATCCGCCTGTTTGACGAGGAACTCTACAACATGTGA
- a CDS encoding ABC transporter substrate-binding protein encodes MKRFLSLFLALVMSAALCATAMAAEVRGVTDTEIKIGQWGPQTGPAALWGAVARGTDLYFKMLNDEGGVNGRKIAYYLRDDGYQPNRTKAIVKELVENEGVWGFVGGVGTSPGMAVMPYLVEKNIPWVSPSSGSTHWTIPPKKNIFGVYPTYPVDAALLVRHALDTLKKTKIGFLYQNDDYGKGGLMGARKELRDHKLELAAAVSTEVTDTDLSTQVLKLKEAGCEVVVLWLLPKQAAITLGTAAKMGFKPQFMTSTTLADPELMYKITKGLWKGVIFSTFGELPWSDHPMMVKLREAWQKYAPQERWGAFYTSGILYAMPMVEGIKRCGNDLSYDNFIKQMETFKGWSEGLGAPLTFTPEQRQGANSVFLAVCDPEVKGMGRKISDWITIENFDIKDYEGLDH; translated from the coding sequence ATGAAAAGGTTTTTGAGCTTGTTTCTGGCATTGGTGATGAGCGCGGCCCTGTGCGCCACGGCGATGGCCGCCGAGGTCAGGGGCGTGACCGACACCGAGATCAAGATCGGCCAGTGGGGCCCCCAGACCGGACCGGCGGCCCTCTGGGGCGCGGTGGCCCGCGGAACCGACTTGTATTTCAAGATGCTTAACGACGAAGGCGGCGTCAACGGCCGCAAGATCGCCTATTATCTGCGCGACGACGGCTATCAACCCAACCGCACCAAGGCCATCGTCAAAGAGTTGGTCGAAAATGAAGGCGTTTGGGGCTTTGTCGGCGGCGTGGGCACCAGCCCGGGCATGGCCGTGATGCCTTACCTGGTCGAGAAAAACATCCCCTGGGTCTCGCCGTCGTCTGGCTCCACCCACTGGACGATCCCGCCCAAGAAGAACATCTTCGGCGTCTACCCGACCTACCCGGTCGACGCGGCCCTGTTGGTCCGCCACGCCCTCGACACCCTCAAGAAGACCAAGATCGGCTTCCTCTACCAGAATGACGACTACGGCAAGGGCGGCCTGATGGGCGCTCGCAAGGAGCTGCGCGACCACAAGCTGGAGCTGGCCGCCGCCGTCTCCACCGAGGTCACCGACACCGACCTGAGCACCCAGGTGCTCAAGCTCAAGGAAGCCGGTTGCGAAGTGGTCGTTCTGTGGTTGCTGCCCAAGCAGGCCGCCATCACCCTGGGCACCGCCGCCAAGATGGGCTTCAAGCCCCAGTTCATGACCAGCACCACCCTGGCCGACCCCGAGCTGATGTACAAGATCACCAAGGGCCTGTGGAAGGGCGTGATCTTCTCGACCTTCGGCGAACTGCCCTGGTCCGACCATCCGATGATGGTCAAGCTGCGCGAAGCCTGGCAGAAGTACGCCCCGCAAGAGCGTTGGGGCGCTTTCTACACCTCGGGCATCCTCTACGCCATGCCCATGGTCGAAGGCATCAAGCGCTGCGGCAACGACCTGAGCTATGACAATTTCATCAAGCAGATGGAGACCTTCAAGGGTTGGAGCGAGGGCTTGGGCGCGCCGCTGACCTTCACCCCCGAGCAGCGTCAGGGCGCCAACAGCGTCTTCCTGGCCGTTTGCGACCCCGAGGTCAAGGGCATGGGCCGCAAGATCTCCGACTGGATCACCATCGAAAACTTCGACATCAAGGACTACGAGGGCCTGGACCACTAA
- a CDS encoding flagellin N-terminal helical domain-containing protein produces the protein MSLYINHNMMASNAARNLSNVYGDLATSVQRLSSGLRINSAADDAAGLAVREMMRADIAALNQGVRNASDAISMIQTAEGAMSVIDEKLIRMKELAEQAATGTYTTAQRLIMDSEYQAMAAEIDRIASATDFNGIKLLDGSLLTQHDGSGLKVHFGTGNESAEDYYYVSIADMKATSITGLQVGGGASGAEASVFRTNSLDMASTSDTLDHYGAFGIQLSNDGADWGRYGYVNYGPGDTLDDIVNNINRGNAGGNLVDFSTCTTTELDGESVFVSGFEYRFNNSTLPGLTAISLTTLSIGTQGASLASVAQWFQCAVNYNASASPGSSKLVAVYDSAEPQSVILSATSFGLDAMAITSSYSTLVFMSPTFTGGGQNNAVSAEAVQDSDGSGWELQITATNGQYMRLTMPDGQAFELNASSEGGDPSGDSVDPTVALRIDLSGTYVYADSRLDQTNEWFSQGAGVSWDGANILTQSAAQAALGQIDAAINRKDTARANLGATQNRLENTITNLQIQAENLQAAESRISDVDVALEMTEFTRNNILTQAAVSMLAQANSLPNLALSLLGG, from the coding sequence ATGTCTCTTTACATCAACCACAACATGATGGCGTCCAACGCCGCGCGCAACCTGTCCAACGTCTACGGTGACTTGGCCACCTCGGTGCAGCGGCTGTCGTCGGGCCTGCGCATCAACTCCGCCGCCGACGACGCCGCCGGCTTGGCCGTGCGCGAGATGATGCGCGCCGACATCGCCGCCCTCAACCAGGGCGTGCGCAACGCCAGCGACGCCATCAGCATGATCCAGACCGCTGAAGGCGCCATGAGCGTCATCGACGAAAAGCTCATCCGCATGAAGGAGCTGGCCGAGCAGGCCGCCACCGGCACCTACACCACCGCCCAGCGCTTGATCATGGACTCCGAATACCAGGCCATGGCCGCGGAAATCGACCGTATCGCCAGCGCCACCGACTTCAACGGCATCAAGCTCCTCGACGGCAGCTTGCTCACTCAGCACGACGGTTCGGGCCTCAAGGTCCACTTTGGCACGGGCAACGAGTCGGCCGAGGACTACTACTACGTCTCCATCGCCGACATGAAGGCCACTTCCATCACTGGCCTGCAAGTCGGCGGCGGGGCGTCCGGGGCGGAGGCAAGCGTCTTTCGCACCAACAGCCTCGACATGGCCAGCACATCCGACACGCTAGACCATTATGGGGCTTTCGGCATACAGCTAAGCAACGATGGCGCTGACTGGGGCCGATATGGCTACGTCAATTACGGCCCCGGCGACACCCTCGACGATATCGTCAACAATATCAACCGCGGCAACGCCGGCGGCAACTTGGTTGACTTCAGCACCTGCACCACCACCGAGTTGGACGGAGAGTCCGTCTTCGTCAGTGGTTTTGAATACAGGTTCAACAACTCAACCCTGCCGGGCCTGACCGCCATCTCCCTGACCACCTTGAGCATCGGCACCCAGGGAGCCTCCCTGGCCTCGGTGGCCCAGTGGTTCCAATGCGCCGTCAACTACAACGCCAGCGCCAGCCCGGGTTCATCCAAGTTGGTGGCTGTCTACGATTCAGCGGAACCGCAGTCGGTCATCCTGAGCGCGACCAGCTTTGGTCTCGACGCCATGGCGATCACCAGCAGCTACTCCACCTTGGTCTTCATGAGCCCAACCTTCACCGGCGGCGGCCAAAACAACGCGGTAAGCGCCGAGGCGGTGCAAGATTCCGATGGCTCGGGCTGGGAGTTGCAGATCACCGCCACAAACGGCCAGTACATGCGCCTGACCATGCCCGATGGCCAAGCCTTCGAGCTCAACGCGTCCAGCGAAGGCGGCGATCCCTCCGGCGACTCCGTCGACCCCACGGTGGCGCTGCGGATAGACCTATCCGGAACCTATGTTTATGCCGATTCACGGCTGGACCAGACCAACGAATGGTTCAGCCAGGGCGCGGGCGTGAGTTGGGACGGGGCCAACATCCTCACCCAGAGCGCGGCGCAAGCGGCCCTGGGCCAGATCGACGCGGCCATCAACCGCAAGGACACCGCCCGCGCCAACCTGGGCGCCACGCAAAACCGCCTGGAAAACACCATCACCAACTTGCAAATCCAGGCCGAAAACCTCCAGGCCGCCGAATCGCGCATCTCCGACGTGGACGTGGCCCTGGAAATGACCGAGTTCACCCGCAACAACATCCTCACCCAGGCGGCCGTCTCCATGCTGGCCCAGGCCAACAGCCTGCCAAACCTGGCCCTGAGCCTGCTGGGCGGATAA